The DNA region CAGGACCAGCCCCGTGCGCCCATCCTGTGCTACTGAGTTGCCCAGACAACTGTGGGGCTGGGGCAGAGGCCCAaaccctcccaccccaggccccacTCTGCCTCCCAGGGACCTCACAGCTTTTCTCTCTGTGCCTCgtggaggggagtggggaggttGGATTGGGTTTGGAGGGCAAAAGCACCTCCCTCAGAGGCCCCGCTGTGTCCTCTAGACTGGACGTGTGGACAAGAACGTGCCTATGGTCTGTGGCCACACGGCCCCGGTGCTGGACATCGCCTGGTGCCCGCACAATGATAACGTCATTGCCAGTGGCTCCGAGGACTGCACAGTCATGGTGAGTGTGGGGACACACGGGCCAGGAGGGGGCTCCAGCACTGGAGCTGACGTTTGGAGCCCCCAAGACTCACTCACCGCTTCTCTGCAGGTGTGGGAGATCCCTGATGGGGGCCTAATGCTGCCCCTGCGGGAGCCTGTCGTCACCCTGGAGGGCCACACCAAGCGCGTGGGCATTGTGGCCTGGCACCCCACAGCCCAGAATGTGCTGCTCAGTGCAGGTGCCCGTGCGGGGGAGAAGCAGGGAGGGCTGGTCCCCTGACAGCGAGGGTGGGAGGCTCATGGCTTCTGACACTGGGGGCATCGCCCAGGTTGCGACAACGTGATCCTGGTGTGGGACGTGGGCACGGGGGCGGCCATGCTGACGCTGGGCTCGGACGTGCACCCGGACACAATCTACAGCGTGGACTGGAGCCGAGATGGCGCTCTCATCTGTACCTCCTGCCGCGACAAGCGATTCCGCATCATTGAGCCCCGCAAAGGCACCATTGTAGCTGTGAGTTGCCTTGACCCTTGACCCTGAGAGCTTTGCCCCTCCTACCCACCACCAACCAGGCCCCTAGATGCTACCCACTCCCAGCTGAGGCCTGGCCCTTAGGGGGTGCGTGCGGATGGCTGACCggtcccctccctttccttccaggAGAAGGAACGTCCCCACGAGGGGACCCGGCCTGTGCGTGCCGTGTTTGTGTCAGATGGAAAGATCCTGACCACAGGTTTCAGCCGCATGAGTGAGCGGCAGGTGGCGCTGTGGGACACGGTGAGTGCCCGGTGGGGAACAGGCTTAGTCCCAGCCCTGCCAAGTGTCTGGCTGGAAGGCCATGGCCTCAGTTTACCCACGGCGAGATGGGGTTTTCCGCTGGTCTAtgagccccccaccccactcctccATCACTGGACCACACCTGGGCCTGACGTGGCCCAGCTCATTATAACCCCCTGCCCGTCTCTACAGAAGCACCTGGAGGAGCCGCTGTCCCTGCAGGAACTGGACACGAGCAGCGGTGTCCTGCTGCCCTTCTTTGACCCTGACACCAACATTGTCTACCTCTGTGGCAAGGTGGCCCAGTTGGGCAGGGGGTCGGGGGAGCGAGGTGGGCAGGGGGACTGGGAAAGGACCACAGCTGGAGGCATCTGCCAGTGCTGATCCTCCCTTGCATCCACCACCTGCAGGGTGATAGCTCTATCCGGTACTTTGAGATCACTTCCGAGGCCCCATTCCTGCACTATCTCTCCATGTTCAGTTCCAAGGAGTCCCAGCGTGGCATGGGCTACATGCCCAAACGTGGTCTGGAGGTGAACAAGTGTGAGATTGCCAGGTAACCGCCCCTGCCCCTGACCTGAGTATGCACCTTGGGCAGTGCCGACCGCACAACGAGCTTCAGTCCCAGCCCAGCCATGCTGTGGGTGCTGATCGCCTTCCTGTTTCCACAGATTCTACAAGCTGCACGAGCGGAGGTGTGAGCCCATCGCCATGACGGTGCCTAGAAAGGTGATGCTCCCGTGTCCCTCCCCGGGCCCTCGGAGTGGCGGGTGGTGGTGTGGCCCAAGCACTTTCTTAACCAGCCTTGGCCTTGCCCCACAGTCGGACCTGTTCCAGGAGGACCTGTACCCGCCCACTGCAGGGCCTGATGCTGCCCTCACAGCTGAGGAGTGGCTAGGGGGTCGGGATGCCGGGCCCCTCCTCATTTCCCTCAAGGATGGCTACGTGCCTCCAAAGAGCCGGGAGCTGAGGATCAACCGGGGCCTGGACACTGGGCGCAAGAGGATGGCACCTGAGGCCAGTGGCGCTCCCAGTTCGGTGAGAGGCAGATGGGAGCCCAGGAATCAGGACAGGAAGATGGGGTAGGGCAGGGGCTGCTACTGATGTGGTCATTGACCCAAGTGGAAAGAGGCTGGCATTTGGGGCAGCCCAAACTCACAATGTTGGGGATCCTGTGGGGGCTGGGAGTGGATAATCCTGAGGCCTCAGAAAACAGGTTTCAGGCTTATAGGCCTGCAGCTCTCTGGCTGAGAGACAGAAGGGCCCAAGCCCTGGGGCTCTTGGGAGGAGGCCTAGTGGCCAGGGAGGAGCTGGGCCTGATGCAGCCCTGGATCCCCCAGGATGCTGTATCCCGGTTGGAGGAAGAGATGAAGAAGCTCCAGGCTACGGTACAGGAGCTACAGAAGCGCCTGGATAGGCTGGAGGAGACAGTCCAGGCCAAGTAGAGGACCACCGGCTGAGGCCAATGGCAtggcctccctcccttccactccCACTCCCCAGGCCACAATGGCAGAtaagaaaatactaataaaatggCTTTATTTTCTGGTACCTCTCAGACTCCAGTGACTGGTCACCAGATGCTGGGTCTGCTGAACTGACCTGCGCTTGAGCTTCCCTCTCCATAGCCTTGATGAGCTTGACCCATGGCAGGGGCGGGCTGGGGAGATGCCTCTGAATGCCCTAGACCACAGACAGGAAGAGGCCTTTGCGGGTGGGAGCCATCCTGTGCTGATGTTGGTTGGGAGCCTGCTCTGTTTTCCAGCTGGTAGGTCGAAGCTGCTCAGGGCTCTAGCCTGGAGCCTCGGTCATTCTGTTTACCCCAAATCTGCCTTTGCTGGTCAACCACACCACCAGCTTGTACGCACCTGTCCTGACACTGCTGCTTGCTTGTGGGGAAAATGAAGCAACCAGCACTTACATGACATCTTTCAAACTGTAAGCCCAAGGGATCAAAATAAGGGGTCCTTTTGTAAGAAGAAAGCTTAGAATCAAAGCAATAGGCCCTGACCCTAGTTTACAAGCGAGGAAACAGGCTGAGAGCAGGAGCTGGGCTTGCTGAGGGACAGATCCCGAGTCAAGATGCAAGTCCCCCCCTTCTAACTCAGAGCCTTCCCTGCACGGCATGGCCGCCTCTTGAACCCTGTCTGTGGCTTCCACCTGGGTCTGGCCTCGATCTGTCAAGCCCTATCAAGGGGGGACTTGGAAATGGGTTCCCGATGGCCAACTTAGCAGGTGATCCCCCCCTGAGCTGGGACACAGGACTATTGGGGATGGGTGTCCTGGCCACAACAGGGCTTTGTTCATCCACATAGGGACCACAGCAAGGACTAAATGTCCCCTTTGAACCCCCATTCCCCTTTGGCATGCCGTACAAATGTCCCTGTCTGCCCATTTGGGTCTCAATCTCTATGCAAACCATGTgcccctgggcaagtcacttctctccaggcctcagttgcTCATCTATAGAATGGGGAGGGATTCCACCACAGCTCTGCGAACCTAGGGGGTGGATCCAATCAGGGGTGTGGTACAGAGAGAAGGAGACCATCTGAAGCCTGGGCCTCAGGCTCCCACACAAAGGGATGATGGGCCCTCCTAGTGAAGCAGACTGGTGGGTAGTCACTAGTTCTCCTGGCCCAGGGAAACGGAAAGAAGTTCAGGGAAGGATCCCTGGAACTCAGAAGGGTTAGCCCCTACTCACCATGATTTCCAGCTTCCTCTGAGAGAAACaagagagggagatgggggtggggggtggcggtAATTTAGGGGCCAAGAAACCGGCCTTGAAAACAGGAGAACAGGGTGGGTGGGATGGTTGAAATCTGCAATTTCTCACCCCCAAAGAGCTCCGTCCCCAATTAGCACACTTTCTATTCCTCCTGGGTCTCAGGGCCCTCATCTATGCAAGGCCTAATCAACCCTGGCACCTGTGTCGACTCTAGGGCCTCACATGCCCCAATTTTGTGGCTCTGGTTGGCCTTACTTTACTGCTGTAACCCAGCCCTatgcccatcccacccctccgTTCCTGAAAAACCTCACCAGCTCTCCAGGGTCAGCTGTGGCCACATCAAGCCCAGGGCCAAAGGGTCACTGGACCTTCTCCAGGGGCCAGAAAACACCAGCATTCCAGGTGTTGGGAAGCCCCTGCTGGGGTACCAGGTCCCTGAGGCTGTGAAGGGCTTGGGGAACCAACAGGGGAAGTGTGGAATCTTCTATAATGCCTCTGACATTGGGATGATATTAGGGAGAGGGAGAGGTTTGTTAAATTGCCCAGGGCCCTAAAACCCTGAGCACTTCTCATCTATGCATCTTGAAGGACAGAGCAGGAACCCCCAGCAATGGTCAATGAATAGGTGGGTCGGGTGGGTAGTGGCCGTACCCCTAGGGGGTCCACCAAGGATTACAAAGAAGACCTGTAAGGCCCACCCTGGAAGGGACTTTAAGAACTGAACTTTCACTTTCTAAGTGGGGACACAAAGGCCTGTGTGTGGAGAGGGACAAGCCCAAAGTAAAACAATGGAGAGTGGAGGGCAGGGAGAAGCCAGGCCCTAGACCCGGCCTCTGCACACCTCCCACCCTCctacacacaacacacactgaCACAGAAGCTGGGCCTGACTCATAATTTAATAGATGTGCAGGTCTGGGTCCCTTATTTCTGCTGCTCACGGGTCCACTGCTCTGGAGTCAGGGTTTTCTGCTCAAAGGCATGGATGTGCAGGAGCTCTTCTGCTAGGCAAGTGTTCACAAGCCTGAGAGAGAGATGGGGTTAGAAAACGGCAGGCTGGGGCCTGGGTCGCAGACCCCGAAGCTAGGGTGAGCCGCGAGACTGGAGGTGTCCCCCAGGTTGTAGTCCCCGGAACCTGGCAACAAGAGAGGTAGAAGGTTGAAGTCTCAATATTTGAAGCAGAGGCCATGAAGGCGGGATCGCTGAGGTCGTGGTCTGCGGTGCTGGGCCGCATTGGTGGGGGTAAGTTAGGTTTCGGGGAGCGGCCGGGGATGTGGTCCTGGAGCTGGGGCCGCGCTGAATGAGGTGTTCCTGGGGTCTCACCGGTGTCTCTGAAGCAGCGGCTTCCCCTCGAACTTGGCCGACACCACGAGGACTCGGAAGCTAGACGCGCAACGGTTGGGAGTCGTGTCCTCCACTTCCTATGGGGCAGAATGGGGTGGATGGTGCCAAGCCCGCCCCTCAGGAGCCCTGTTCCCCTCGCTGGGCGAGTGTCCACGCCGCTCAACTCACCACGTGTTCCGCCTCCAGGTCCCGCTGCAGCTTCTCCCGGAGGTACTCGGCGCTGAGTTCCATTGTGGCAGCACAACGGGGGCGACGGCCCAGCGGGGAGAGAACCCCTGCTCGGACCCCTGCCACACTGCTTCCGCCCTTACTAGGGCCACTTCCGTTGAGGTCTCTACTTCCGCCCTTACTAAGGCGTCAGTAAACACAGCACTTCCGCCCTCTTGCAAGCCCAGTTTTCCAACAGTCTCCGGTTTCTGCACCTACCATCAGTCAGCCAATCAGAGTCTGCATAAGGCCCCTGCGGACGCTAATTGGTACCCGCCGCCTGCACAGCAGCCCGGGTTCTGTGCCCCGGTTTGGACACCCTAGCTCCAGCTGGGAGAGGGTGCACGAGCCTGCATTGCTGTGGCCTCTAGGGTACCTCGGGATTGCCCCCAAGCGCTTTTTCCGAGACAAGCATCTTGCGGCCCTGGCAACCCAGCTCTCCCCGGGGTCACAGGCCAGAGCAATCAACCCCCAAATTCCGATGGGCCCCACAGGGGGCGCGGCGAGGCCTGGGCGCTTCTTCGGCGTCTACCTGCTCTACTGCCTGAACCCTCGGCACCGGGGCCGCGTCTACGTAGGGTTCACGGTCAACCCTGCTCGTCGGGTGCAGCAGCACAACGGGGGCCGCAAAAAAGGCGGGGCCTGGCGGACCAGTGGACGCGGGCCCTGGTAAGAGGCAGCGGATCACTGTCAGGAGGAGGGCTTCTAGGAGAAGGCCGGAGCCGGCGGAGGGGAGGCCCGCTGAGAGGGGCGCGGCCGGCGTGGGGGCTGAAAAACAGGGCTGCGGGCGGGGTCCTAGTGACGAGGGTGGGACTATCGCGGGGGAGAAGGGGTAGTGGGGAGGCGGAGCCCTCTGAGTCTGGGATGTGGGCCTCAGAGGAGGGGGTTGGGTGGGAAGGGGACTGATGATCTAGGTTTGGTCCAGCGACAGGGGGCTTGGTGAACAAGGCTGGGCTGGAATAGAGAAAGCCTGGAAGGGAGAGGAACTGAGGAGGGCTGTTAAATACCTGTGACTGGAGGCGGGGCCTGAGGTTAGCAGGTGCGAGGGGACATACCTCCATGAAGGGGGCAGAGCCTCGTGGGCTAGGCTTGAAGCCAGGTGTGACTCCCCTCTCGGGTAGGACCGGAGACGCATCATGGCGAGGGGATTCGGTTTGACACGGGAAGGGGCGAGGGGCTCACAGGCCGTGCCCCTCATTCTCTTCCCCAGGGAGATGGTGCTCATCGTACACGGCTTCCCCTCCGCAGTGGCCGCCCTTCGGGTAAGAAAAAAGACGGGGGTGCCGGGAGGACGGGGGCTAGGGCTTAGGGCCTTCCCCGGGCGGCCCTGAAGCTCAGTATTCCCCGTCTGCAGTTCGAGTGGGCCTGGCAGCACCCGCAGGCCTCGCGCCGCTTGGCGCACGTGGGTCCGCGCCTGCGCGGTGAGGCCACCTTCGCCTTCCACCTGCGCGTGCTGGCGCACATGCTGCGCGCGCCGCCCTGGGCGCGCCTCCCACTCACCTTGCGCTGGCTGCGCGCCGACTTCCGCCAGGATCtctgcccgccgccgccgcctcatgTGCCGCTGGCCTTCGGGCCTCCGCTGCCCCGGGCCTCAGCCCCGAGACGCCGCGCAGCTGACACCGAGTCCGAGCTGGAGCACGACGCCGAGACCCGCTGCACCTTGTGCGCGCGCGTGCTCCAGGTAAGACTCTCCACCTGGTCTCCGGGTCAGGGCAGTCTAGGGTTCAGAGGACTCAAGATCAAGCTGTTTCTTGAGGGACTGGGCAGCCCATTGACACCCTTTGGCCAGTCTGCCCCCATCTCTAAAACGGGGATCATAGTGCTTGCGGCCATTCCTCGACGGCAGTATCCTCCTTTCAGGGCCTTTGCCCTTTCCCTTTGACTGGAAGGTTCTTCCCTAGACCTTAACGTCTTGATAAAATGCCACCTTTCCTCCGTGAGGTCTTCCTTGGCTCTCCATCTGAAATTGCCACTCTTTCTTGTACACTTCCCTGGCTTCCTTTAACACTTATTATTGTCTGAcatactgtatattttatttaccttATTATCAGTTTCTACCCCCACCCCGTTCTAAACTCCGCTGGGGCATTTAGTTCCTTTTCACTACTGTAGAACAGGGTCTAGTGCAGAGCAGATGGCcaatgaatatttaataaattaattgagATGATGAGTCTGGCTTCTACTGAGCCCTCAGTAAATGTAAGTTGAGCTCTTGCCATTCAGAGATTAAGTGACCTGCCTGAGATTGCTCAGCTTTTAAGGAACTCTACGTCTGGCTGCCCTGCCGTGGTGTTACATAATCGCTGCTAACACTCAGAGAAAACTGGCCAGCTTAGTCCCTGTGGGCCAGTATTTTAAtgtctccgtgcctcagtttcctcatctataaaatacaaataatagtATCAATAGCGCATGTCTCATAAGATGGTTTTATGTAAGTCTTGGAACAGCGTCTGGTCCATAGAAATTCTTCACCATTGCTAGCTACATCATTACTCCCCATTTTCTCTCTTACCTGCCTGCCACCTCTGACAGGATGAAGAAGACCCCCTGTGTTGCCCCCACCCTGGCTGCTCCCTGAGGGCCCATGTGATCTGCCTGGCAGAAGAGTTCCTGCAGGAGGAGCCAGGGCAGCTTCTGCCCCTAGAGGGCCAAT from Mesoplodon densirostris isolate mMesDen1 chromosome 16, mMesDen1 primary haplotype, whole genome shotgun sequence includes:
- the SLX1A gene encoding structure-specific endonuclease subunit SLX1 isoform X1, which codes for MGPTGGAARPGRFFGVYLLYCLNPRHRGRVYVGFTVNPARRVQQHNGGRKKGGAWRTSGRGPWEMVLIVHGFPSAVAALRFEWAWQHPQASRRLAHVGPRLRGEATFAFHLRVLAHMLRAPPWARLPLTLRWLRADFRQDLCPPPPPHVPLAFGPPLPRASAPRRRAADTESELEHDAETRCTLCARVLQDEEDPLCCPHPGCSLRAHVICLAEEFLQEEPGQLLPLEGQCPGTQVLAWRRLVILILSPTNHTPGSCKNSLLWGDLIWLCRMGTEEEEEDLELEEEHWTDMLEI
- the BOLA2B gene encoding bolA-like protein 2, encoding MELSAEYLREKLQRDLEAEHVEVEDTTPNRCASSFRVLVVSAKFEGKPLLQRHRLVNTCLAEELLHIHAFEQKTLTPEQWTREQQK
- the CORO1A gene encoding coronin-1A yields the protein MSRQVVRSSKFRHVFGQPAKADQCYEDVRVSQNTWDSGFCSVNPKFVALICEASGGGAFLVLPLGKTGRVDKNVPMVCGHTAPVLDIAWCPHNDNVIASGSEDCTVMVWEIPDGGLMLPLREPVVTLEGHTKRVGIVAWHPTAQNVLLSAGCDNVILVWDVGTGAAMLTLGSDVHPDTIYSVDWSRDGALICTSCRDKRFRIIEPRKGTIVAEKERPHEGTRPVRAVFVSDGKILTTGFSRMSERQVALWDTKHLEEPLSLQELDTSSGVLLPFFDPDTNIVYLCGKGDSSIRYFEITSEAPFLHYLSMFSSKESQRGMGYMPKRGLEVNKCEIARFYKLHERRCEPIAMTVPRKSDLFQEDLYPPTAGPDAALTAEEWLGGRDAGPLLISLKDGYVPPKSRELRINRGLDTGRKRMAPEASGAPSSDAVSRLEEEMKKLQATVQELQKRLDRLEETVQAK
- the SLX1A gene encoding structure-specific endonuclease subunit SLX1 isoform X2, which produces MGPTGGAARPGRFFGVYLLYCLNPRHRGRVYVGFTVNPARRVQQHNGGRKKGGAWRTSGRGPWEMVLIVHGFPSAVAALRFEWAWQHPQASRRLAHVGPRLRGEATFAFHLRVLAHMLRAPPWARLPLTLRWLRADFRQDLCPPPPPHVPLAFGPPLPRASAPRRRAADTESELEHDAETRCTLCARVLQDEEDPLCCPHPGCSLRAHVICLAEEFLQEEPGQLLPLEGQCPGCKNSLLWGDLIWLCRMGTEEEEEDLELEEEHWTDMLEI